One window of the Sulfitobacter alexandrii genome contains the following:
- a CDS encoding DNA topoisomerase IV subunit A — protein sequence MSDVTDPPAADPHNMSEPLRRALGDRYLTYALSTIMHRALPDARDGLKPVHRRILFAMRELRLSSTGGFRKSAKISGDVMGNYHPHGDAAIYDAMARLAQDFNVRYPLVDGQGNFGNIDGDNPAASRYTEARMTAVAEAMLEGLNENAVDFRENYDGTLTEPAVLPAQFPNLLANGSSGIAVGMATNIPPHNIAELCDACIHLIKTPDARDDTLLKYVPGPDFPTGGVIVEPPENIAQAYRTGKGGFRLRCRWQVEDLGRGQWQIVVTEIPYQVQKSKLIEKIAELIQTKKIPILGDVRDESADDVRMIIEPRSRSVDPEVLMGMLFRNSDLEVRFSLNMNVLIDGVTPKVCSMKEVLRAFLDHRREVLQRRSRHRMDKIDSRLEVLEGFIVAFLNLDRVIDIIRYDDDPKAALMREDWGKTHVRAMDEKDYVSPPPGEGELSEVQVDAILNMRLRSLRRLEEMELLREQSELMEERAGLEDLLESEDLQWDSITEQLRATKKQFGKDWIIDGVDCGKRRTDFAEAGVVEDVPIEAMIDREPITVVCSEMGWIRAMTGHIDLNRELKFKDGDGPRFIFHAETTDRLLVFGSNGRFYTISAANLPGGRGMGEPLRLMVDLPNEVRIVDLFIHQPDRKLLVASTAGDGFVVPETEVVAQTRSGKQVLNVRGDARALVCRPVQGDRVAVVGENRKVLVFGLDELPEMGRGKGVRLQKYKDGGMSDATTFDSATGLTWLDPAGRTRTEIDLTEWTGKRASAGRMAPRGFPRDNKFT from the coding sequence ATGTCTGATGTTACCGATCCTCCCGCGGCGGACCCGCACAACATGTCCGAACCGCTGCGCCGTGCGCTTGGCGACAGGTACCTGACCTATGCGCTGAGCACGATCATGCACCGCGCACTGCCGGACGCCCGCGACGGGCTGAAACCGGTCCATCGCCGGATCCTCTTTGCGATGCGGGAACTGCGCCTGTCCTCGACGGGCGGGTTCCGTAAGTCGGCCAAGATCTCGGGCGACGTGATGGGCAATTACCACCCGCACGGCGATGCCGCGATCTACGATGCGATGGCGCGGCTCGCGCAGGATTTCAACGTCCGGTATCCGCTGGTGGACGGGCAGGGCAACTTCGGCAACATCGACGGCGACAACCCCGCCGCCAGCCGTTACACCGAGGCGCGGATGACCGCCGTGGCCGAGGCCATGCTGGAAGGTCTGAACGAGAACGCCGTCGATTTCCGCGAGAATTACGACGGTACCCTGACCGAACCGGCGGTGTTGCCTGCGCAGTTCCCCAACCTGCTGGCCAACGGGTCGAGCGGCATCGCGGTGGGCATGGCCACCAACATTCCGCCGCACAACATCGCTGAGCTTTGCGATGCCTGCATCCATCTGATCAAGACGCCGGATGCGCGGGACGATACGCTGCTGAAATATGTGCCGGGGCCTGACTTTCCGACCGGCGGCGTCATCGTCGAACCGCCCGAGAACATCGCGCAGGCCTACCGAACCGGCAAGGGCGGCTTCCGTCTGCGCTGCCGCTGGCAGGTCGAGGATCTGGGCCGGGGCCAGTGGCAGATCGTCGTCACTGAAATTCCCTACCAGGTGCAGAAGTCCAAGCTGATCGAAAAGATCGCCGAACTGATCCAGACCAAGAAGATCCCGATCCTCGGGGATGTGCGCGACGAATCCGCCGACGACGTGCGCATGATCATCGAGCCGCGTTCGCGGTCGGTGGATCCCGAAGTGCTGATGGGCATGCTCTTCCGCAACTCCGACCTCGAAGTGCGGTTCTCGCTCAACATGAACGTGCTGATCGACGGCGTGACCCCCAAGGTCTGCAGCATGAAGGAAGTGCTGCGCGCCTTTCTCGATCACCGGCGCGAAGTGCTGCAGCGCCGGTCGCGTCACAGGATGGACAAGATCGACAGCCGGCTCGAAGTGCTGGAAGGCTTCATCGTCGCGTTCCTGAACCTCGACCGCGTGATCGACATCATCCGTTACGACGACGATCCCAAGGCGGCGCTGATGCGCGAGGACTGGGGCAAGACCCATGTGCGCGCCATGGACGAGAAGGATTACGTCTCGCCCCCACCGGGAGAGGGCGAACTGTCGGAGGTACAGGTCGACGCGATCCTGAACATGCGGCTGCGTTCGCTGCGCCGCCTTGAAGAGATGGAGCTGCTGCGCGAGCAGTCCGAACTGATGGAGGAACGCGCGGGGCTGGAGGATTTGCTGGAAAGCGAAGACCTGCAATGGGACAGCATCACCGAGCAGCTGCGTGCCACCAAGAAGCAGTTCGGCAAGGACTGGATCATCGACGGGGTGGACTGCGGCAAGCGGCGCACCGATTTTGCCGAGGCTGGCGTGGTCGAGGATGTGCCGATCGAGGCCATGATCGACCGGGAGCCGATCACCGTGGTCTGTTCCGAGATGGGGTGGATCCGCGCCATGACCGGCCATATCGATCTGAACCGCGAGTTGAAGTTCAAGGACGGTGACGGCCCCCGGTTCATATTCCACGCCGAAACGACCGACCGGCTGTTGGTGTTCGGCTCGAACGGGCGCTTCTACACGATTTCGGCGGCGAACCTGCCCGGCGGCCGGGGCATGGGCGAACCGCTGCGACTGATGGTGGATTTGCCGAACGAGGTCCGGATCGTGGACCTGTTCATTCACCAGCCGGACCGCAAGCTGCTGGTGGCATCGACCGCCGGGGACGGATTCGTCGTCCCCGAGACCGAGGTGGTGGCACAGACACGCAGCGGCAAGCAGGTCCTGAACGTGCGGGGCGATGCCAGGGCGCTGGTCTGTCGGCCGGTCCAGGGCGACCGCGTCGCGGTTGTGGGCGAGAACCGGAAGGTGCTGGTCTTCGGCCTGGACGAGCTGCCCGAAATGGGCAGGGGCAAGGGCGTGCGGCTGCAAAAATACAAGGACGGCGGCATGTCCGACGCCACGACCTTCGACAGCGCGACCGGCCTGACCTGGCTGGACCCGGCAGGCCGCACGCGGACGGAGATCGACCTGACGGAATGGACCGGCAAGCGCGCTTCGGCCGGTCGCATGGCGCCGCGCGGCTTTCCCCGTGACAACAAGTTCACCTGA
- a CDS encoding DUF898 family protein — MQVAFTGKRGALFWLALKTGFFTILTLGFYRFWMKTRLRRWYWSAIRPGGHPLEYVGDPLEKLLGFFIAVVVLTFYIGIVNLLLMFVSFSVFNSSWLGYIASFAGVIPIWFYARYRARRYVLGRTRWRGVRFGLERGAWGYAGRALMHWTITLLTLGLLWPRMTFALEKYRTDRTYFGSARLVQQGRWQMLYRAAIPLAVAVVASVSFAVWVGLIQPLVPPALSRIDDMPGEFVFAVRYGYWPPSWQNPERLWAVPVLMSGLLYGAIHYRWVAKRIMANHKAAYGVTFASRLQGPRIAMIYTLGIFISYMVLLLGVSLIVMLGLALYGPQEWALRMGGFGDLPRWLSLGIIGVLYLSVFLLWGVLHNTFVTFPIMRHMARTTSLPTTGGLHAISQRDRDAFAEAEGFAEALDLGAAI; from the coding sequence ATGCAGGTGGCCTTTACCGGCAAGAGAGGCGCGCTGTTCTGGCTCGCCCTCAAGACGGGGTTCTTTACCATTCTGACCTTGGGCTTCTACCGGTTCTGGATGAAGACGCGCCTGCGCCGCTGGTACTGGTCGGCGATCCGGCCCGGCGGGCATCCGCTGGAATACGTGGGCGATCCGCTGGAAAAACTGCTTGGTTTCTTCATCGCGGTGGTCGTCCTGACCTTCTACATCGGAATCGTGAACCTGCTGCTGATGTTCGTCAGTTTCTCGGTCTTCAATTCATCCTGGCTGGGATACATCGCCAGTTTCGCCGGCGTCATCCCGATCTGGTTCTACGCCCGCTACCGCGCCCGCCGCTACGTGCTGGGCCGGACCCGTTGGCGCGGCGTGCGCTTCGGCCTCGAACGGGGAGCGTGGGGATATGCCGGTCGGGCGTTGATGCACTGGACGATCACCCTTCTGACATTGGGCCTCCTTTGGCCCCGGATGACCTTTGCGCTCGAGAAGTACCGGACCGACCGGACCTACTTCGGATCGGCCCGGCTGGTGCAGCAGGGGCGTTGGCAGATGCTTTACCGTGCGGCGATCCCGCTGGCGGTGGCGGTGGTTGCCAGCGTGTCGTTCGCCGTCTGGGTCGGGCTGATCCAACCCCTTGTGCCGCCGGCTCTTTCGCGGATCGACGACATGCCGGGTGAATTCGTCTTTGCGGTGCGATACGGCTACTGGCCGCCGTCGTGGCAAAATCCGGAACGTCTGTGGGCGGTGCCGGTTCTTATGTCTGGGCTGCTCTACGGTGCGATCCACTACAGGTGGGTGGCCAAGCGGATCATGGCGAACCACAAGGCAGCCTACGGCGTCACCTTCGCCTCGCGGTTGCAGGGCCCCCGCATCGCGATGATCTACACCCTTGGGATCTTCATTTCCTACATGGTGCTGTTGCTGGGCGTCAGCCTGATCGTCATGCTGGGCCTCGCGCTCTACGGGCCGCAGGAATGGGCGTTGCGCATGGGCGGTTTCGGCGATCTGCCGCGGTGGCTGTCGCTCGGCATCATCGGCGTTCTCTACCTGTCCGTATTCCTGCTGTGGGGGGTGTTGCACAACACCTTCGTCACCTTCCCGATCATGCGGCACATGGCCCGCACGACGAGTCTGCCGACCACGGGCGGCCTGCACGCGATCAGCCAGCGGGACCGCGATGCCTTTGCCGAGGCCGAAGGCTTTGCCGAGGCGCTGGACCTCGGGGCGGCGATATGA
- a CDS encoding M48 family metallopeptidase, with amino-acid sequence MSIGFDGMGAAFFEGDRPVAEEVSLHIASGILQIGLDDGRILRWPVGEVRQLPDMAGRKGAVLRRIGDPLARLYITDASLLAHLPNRFRRNPPEGRGRLLAWAVAAIAAVALQIGVLIPLLADNMAVYIPPAGERALGEATFGHIREALDETGLNPVPVCDVPEGRAALDGLIGRLDPQMAEGQQVTVAVLDHDMVNAFALPGGFVVLFRGLIDAAEGPDEVAAVLAHEIGHVVSRDPTRHALRSAGSIGVLGLLFGDFAGGAAVLFLAERLIAAQYSQEAEAGADRFAHALLDRAAISPGALGDMFEGMRRRFGDSEGVTAHFLSHPRLGERIDAARAAADAEADYRPALTPPEWDALRNICR; translated from the coding sequence ATGAGCATCGGGTTCGACGGCATGGGGGCCGCTTTCTTCGAAGGCGACCGGCCGGTGGCCGAGGAGGTCAGCCTGCACATCGCGTCGGGCATCCTCCAGATCGGTCTGGACGACGGGCGCATCCTGCGCTGGCCCGTGGGCGAAGTCCGGCAACTGCCGGACATGGCGGGCAGGAAAGGCGCCGTTCTGCGGCGCATCGGCGACCCGCTGGCCCGGCTTTACATCACCGATGCGAGCCTGCTGGCGCACTTGCCGAACAGGTTCCGCCGCAACCCGCCCGAGGGGCGCGGACGGCTGCTGGCCTGGGCCGTGGCTGCCATCGCCGCGGTGGCGTTGCAGATCGGCGTCCTGATCCCGCTGCTTGCGGACAACATGGCGGTCTATATTCCCCCCGCGGGCGAACGCGCCCTTGGCGAGGCGACCTTCGGCCACATTCGGGAGGCGCTGGACGAAACGGGCCTCAACCCGGTGCCGGTATGCGACGTCCCCGAGGGCAGGGCGGCGCTGGACGGTCTGATCGGCCGCTTGGACCCGCAGATGGCGGAAGGGCAGCAGGTCACCGTCGCGGTGCTGGACCACGACATGGTGAACGCCTTTGCCCTGCCGGGCGGGTTCGTGGTGCTGTTCCGTGGATTGATCGACGCGGCGGAAGGCCCCGACGAGGTCGCGGCGGTGCTGGCGCACGAGATCGGTCACGTGGTCAGCCGCGACCCTACCCGGCACGCCCTGCGCTCTGCCGGGTCCATCGGGGTGCTGGGGCTGCTCTTTGGCGACTTCGCCGGGGGTGCCGCCGTGCTGTTTCTGGCGGAACGCCTGATCGCCGCCCAGTATTCGCAGGAGGCGGAGGCAGGGGCGGACCGGTTTGCACATGCCCTGCTGGATCGTGCGGCCATCAGCCCCGGCGCCCTGGGAGACATGTTCGAGGGCATGCGCAGGCGGTTCGGGGACAGCGAAGGGGTGACCGCGCATTTCCTCAGCCATCCCCGGCTGGGAGAGCGGATCGACGCGGCGCGCGCGGCAGCCGATGCCGAGGCCGACTATCGCCCGGCCCTGACCCCGCCGGAGTGGGACGCGCTGCGCAACATCTGCCGGTAG
- a CDS encoding TIR domain-containing protein — translation MADRIRIFIAHSPEDRHGTDRLRGWLATAAEMDVTGETSDAGPDGDADRLIHACDTVVVAMTPRSTMSDHCARDLALAATLNKRIVTVMLEHHGGRLPGPIATAVPIPATPHHDPEQARTALLAAIRADQGWVTTHRALATRAEDWEKASLARASLLRGRALREAETWLADQPDRAPPPTALHRRFILASREAAGRRQRRITGALIAALVFATGLAATAWIRGTTANQSGDAAIASLASAQEDAARLLSRLTDEMAASPTAVSVPSLMQVRDLSARLNASLPTDRAARTEAALLDNRIGAAILGAGDPLTARRVLDDARSELEILLSETPDHLGRQHALATTLRHLGDAATARGSAQEAQTHYEAALNLFQAIEETDPALTRHGTDTAETFDRLGQVALDKGDWETAQDRFASARALRAALLQRAPDDPANRNALAGSLRRLALVARARGDGDGARTLLTDALAHHEKVLAQVPDDSTFQQDAARVLGDLADLAALQGDGAEARRYLDRQLSLLREMTASDPAKLDWQAALADTLGEIARLEQAEGDYSGAQASLNGAREVAQRLALIDPSNVRARYTLARSDMRMADLAQLTENPDAAETHLQSAADRLETLAKEQPEASAYATDLGTVFARLGALLQQRDDAETAAGYFAQALDWRRKAAELQPNDPGVQRAVTLGLMDSAALLEARRDYDAALEGYREMFDHARALVDRFPQEPPLADDLRVAGDLFAKQAAIVSFGDVIFGRLDKAEELTRAALAAAPDNHRVAAHLAYALMFGGQDAEAREIFLAHRESEIDGEPWETVVRQDFETFRKVGLDHPLMADVETAF, via the coding sequence ATGGCGGACAGGATCAGGATCTTCATCGCGCATTCGCCGGAGGACCGGCACGGGACCGACAGGCTGCGGGGCTGGCTGGCCACAGCGGCGGAGATGGATGTCACCGGCGAAACCTCCGACGCGGGGCCGGACGGCGATGCCGATCGCCTGATCCACGCCTGCGATACCGTGGTCGTCGCGATGACCCCGCGCTCGACCATGTCGGATCACTGCGCGCGCGATCTGGCCCTTGCGGCGACATTGAACAAACGCATCGTGACCGTGATGCTGGAACACCACGGCGGTCGCCTGCCCGGCCCGATCGCGACGGCGGTCCCCATTCCGGCAACCCCACATCACGACCCCGAGCAGGCGAGAACCGCCCTTCTCGCCGCGATCAGGGCGGATCAGGGCTGGGTCACCACCCATCGGGCGCTCGCAACAAGGGCGGAAGACTGGGAAAAGGCGTCACTGGCACGCGCATCCCTGCTGCGAGGCAGGGCGCTTCGCGAAGCCGAGACATGGCTGGCGGACCAGCCCGACAGAGCGCCGCCGCCCACCGCCCTGCACCGGCGCTTCATCCTCGCGAGCCGGGAGGCCGCGGGGCGCCGGCAGCGGCGCATTACCGGAGCGCTGATCGCCGCACTGGTCTTTGCCACCGGCCTCGCCGCGACGGCGTGGATCCGGGGCACGACCGCGAACCAGAGCGGGGACGCGGCAATCGCCAGCCTCGCATCGGCCCAGGAGGATGCCGCAAGGCTATTGAGCCGATTGACCGATGAAATGGCCGCCTCGCCCACCGCGGTTTCCGTGCCGTCCCTGATGCAGGTTCGTGATCTCTCTGCCCGGCTGAACGCCAGTCTTCCGACCGACCGCGCCGCGCGGACTGAGGCCGCACTGCTGGACAACCGTATCGGCGCCGCCATTCTTGGCGCAGGCGATCCGTTGACGGCCCGCCGCGTGCTTGACGATGCGCGGTCGGAACTGGAAATTCTGTTGTCGGAAACGCCCGACCATTTAGGCCGCCAGCATGCACTGGCGACCACGCTGCGCCACCTCGGTGATGCGGCGACGGCCCGCGGGTCTGCGCAGGAAGCGCAAACGCACTACGAGGCGGCGCTGAACCTGTTTCAGGCAATCGAAGAAACGGACCCGGCGTTGACCCGCCACGGTACCGATACGGCGGAAACCTTCGACCGGCTTGGCCAGGTCGCACTCGACAAGGGCGACTGGGAGACCGCGCAGGACAGGTTCGCCAGCGCCCGCGCCCTTCGTGCCGCCCTCTTGCAGCGCGCCCCTGACGATCCCGCAAATCGCAATGCCTTGGCGGGCAGCCTGCGCCGCCTTGCCCTTGTGGCCCGCGCGCGGGGCGACGGCGACGGTGCGCGCACGTTGCTGACCGATGCCCTTGCGCATCACGAAAAAGTCCTCGCGCAGGTCCCCGACGATTCCACCTTCCAGCAAGATGCCGCGCGGGTGCTGGGCGATCTGGCCGATCTCGCCGCCCTGCAGGGAGATGGTGCCGAGGCACGTCGCTACCTTGACCGACAGCTTTCGCTCCTGCGGGAGATGACGGCATCCGATCCCGCGAAACTCGATTGGCAGGCGGCGCTGGCGGACACCCTGGGCGAAATCGCCCGGCTCGAGCAGGCCGAGGGCGACTATTCCGGCGCGCAGGCCAGCCTGAACGGCGCACGCGAGGTGGCGCAGCGACTGGCACTCATCGACCCCTCCAACGTTCGGGCGCGCTACACGCTTGCCCGGTCCGACATGAGGATGGCCGACCTCGCGCAGCTGACCGAAAACCCGGACGCGGCGGAGACGCATTTGCAGAGCGCGGCCGACCGGCTCGAGACGCTCGCCAAGGAGCAGCCGGAAGCATCGGCCTACGCCACGGATCTCGGCACGGTTTTCGCCCGACTGGGCGCGCTGCTCCAGCAGCGTGACGATGCGGAGACGGCGGCAGGGTACTTCGCGCAGGCGCTGGACTGGCGCAGGAAGGCCGCGGAACTGCAACCGAACGATCCCGGCGTCCAGCGCGCCGTCACCCTGGGCCTGATGGACAGCGCCGCCCTGCTCGAAGCGCGCCGGGACTACGACGCCGCCCTCGAAGGCTACCGCGAGATGTTCGATCACGCCCGTGCACTGGTCGACCGGTTCCCGCAGGAGCCGCCGCTTGCCGACGACCTGCGCGTGGCGGGTGACCTCTTCGCCAAACAGGCGGCCATCGTGTCGTTCGGGGATGTTATCTTTGGCCGGCTGGACAAGGCCGAGGAATTGACCCGTGCCGCGCTTGCGGCAGCCCCCGACAATCACAGGGTCGCCGCGCACCTAGCCTATGCGCTGATGTTCGGGGGGCAGGACGCCGAGGCGAGGGAGATCTTTCTTGCCCACCGCGAGTCCGAGATCGACGGGGAGCCTTGGGAAACCGTCGTGCGGCAGGATTTCGAGACGTTTCGCAAGGTCGGTCTCGACCACCCCCTGATGGCCGACGTGGAAACGGCTTTCTGA
- a CDS encoding cytochrome P450 has protein sequence MSTTLPVRVPLVTEPWGILKSLAEARRNVLSIIPDIATRQPMVSGKTGKRWHMVMDPQAIREVLLDRLDDYPKSLVTKNLLKPAIGESLFIAEGAHWRWQRRAAAPVFSHRNVMNLSPIMTAAAERTVARIEAAGPRAVNMLDEMVTTTFDVIGDVTFSGGDTFDRDKVHGAIDDYISEAGKISLFDVLGFPDWVPRPGRLMSGAALKEMKSMADSAIEARAERGHDGVPDLLDLLLEGVDPKTKRQMSTAELRDNLLTFIVAGHETTALTLSWAMYLLGFDPAVQARARAEVQDVLQGRACTGDDVEKLPYIRMIIDETLRLYPAAGIISRTAQKHDTLCGREIRPGDTVMIPIYALGRNKLLWDDPDRFDPDRFADRKSIDRYAYLPFGDGPRICIGASFALQEAVIILATLLSKFEFAPVPGKEPKPVMILTLRPEGGVWMTAKPVQRTAAG, from the coding sequence ATGTCCACAACCCTGCCCGTCCGCGTGCCGCTGGTCACAGAGCCCTGGGGGATCCTCAAGAGCCTCGCCGAAGCCCGGCGCAACGTGCTCAGCATCATTCCGGACATCGCGACGCGGCAGCCCATGGTTTCGGGCAAGACCGGCAAGCGCTGGCACATGGTCATGGATCCGCAGGCCATCCGCGAGGTGCTGCTCGACCGGCTGGACGACTATCCGAAGTCGCTGGTGACGAAGAACCTGCTGAAACCCGCGATCGGCGAAAGCCTGTTCATCGCCGAGGGCGCGCATTGGCGTTGGCAGCGCCGGGCGGCTGCGCCGGTTTTCTCGCACCGCAACGTGATGAACCTGTCGCCGATCATGACCGCCGCTGCGGAGCGGACCGTGGCGAGGATCGAGGCCGCGGGTCCGCGCGCGGTCAACATGCTCGACGAGATGGTGACGACGACCTTCGACGTGATCGGAGACGTGACCTTTTCCGGCGGGGATACCTTCGACCGGGACAAGGTGCATGGCGCCATCGACGATTACATCTCCGAGGCGGGCAAGATCAGCCTTTTCGACGTCCTCGGCTTTCCGGACTGGGTGCCGCGGCCCGGGCGGCTGATGTCGGGTGCCGCGCTGAAGGAGATGAAATCGATGGCCGACAGCGCGATCGAGGCGCGGGCCGAGCGGGGGCACGACGGCGTGCCGGACCTGCTGGATCTGCTGCTTGAAGGGGTCGACCCCAAGACGAAGCGCCAGATGTCGACGGCGGAGCTTCGGGACAACCTGCTGACCTTCATCGTCGCAGGGCACGAGACGACGGCCCTGACGCTCTCGTGGGCGATGTACCTGCTCGGCTTCGATCCGGCGGTGCAGGCACGGGCCCGCGCGGAAGTGCAGGACGTCCTGCAGGGCCGCGCATGTACCGGAGATGATGTCGAAAAACTGCCCTACATCCGCATGATCATCGACGAAACGCTGCGGCTGTATCCGGCTGCCGGCATCATCTCGCGCACCGCGCAGAAGCACGACACCCTTTGCGGCCGCGAAATCCGGCCCGGCGATACGGTGATGATCCCCATTTACGCGCTGGGGCGGAACAAGCTGCTCTGGGACGATCCGGACCGCTTCGACCCGGACCGCTTTGCCGACCGCAAGTCGATCGACCGTTATGCCTACCTGCCTTTCGGCGACGGCCCCCGCATCTGCATCGGCGCGTCCTTTGCCCTGCAGGAGGCGGTCATCATCCTGGCCACGCTGCTGTCGAAGTTCGAATTCGCACCGGTACCCGGCAAGGAACCGAAGCCCGTGATGATCCTGACGCTGCGGCCGGAAGGCGGGGTCTGGATGACCGCAAAGCCGGTGCAGCGGACAGCGGCCGGTTGA
- the tuf gene encoding elongation factor Tu: MAKAKFERTKPHVNIGTIGHVDHGKTTLTAAITKYFGDFRAYDQIDGAPEEKARGITISTAHVEYETENRHYAHVDCPGHADYVKNMITGAAQMDGAILVVNAADGPMPQTREHILLGRQVGIPAMVVYMNKVDQVDDEELLELVEMEIRELLSSYEYPGDDIPVIPGSALAAMNGENPEIGEESIKKLMAAVDEYIPTPERAVDQPFLMPVEDVFSISGRGTVVTGRVERGVINVGDEIEIVGIRDTKKTTCTGVEMFRKLLDRGEAGDNIGALLRGIEREGVERGQVLCKPGSVTPHTKFEAEAYILTKEEGGRHTPFFANYRPQFYFRTTDVTGTVNLNEGTEMVMPGDNVSFNVELIAPIAMEQGLRFAIREGGRTVGAGVVSKITD; encoded by the coding sequence ATGGCAAAGGCAAAGTTTGAACGTACGAAACCGCACGTGAACATCGGCACGATCGGTCACGTCGACCACGGCAAGACGACGCTGACGGCGGCGATCACGAAGTACTTCGGCGATTTCCGGGCGTATGACCAGATCGACGGTGCGCCGGAAGAGAAGGCGCGCGGGATCACGATCTCGACCGCGCACGTGGAATACGAGACGGAGAACCGTCACTACGCGCACGTCGACTGCCCGGGCCACGCGGACTACGTCAAGAACATGATCACGGGTGCGGCGCAGATGGACGGCGCGATCCTGGTGGTGAACGCGGCCGACGGCCCGATGCCGCAGACGCGCGAGCACATCCTGCTGGGCCGCCAGGTGGGCATCCCGGCGATGGTCGTCTACATGAACAAGGTCGACCAGGTGGACGACGAGGAGCTGCTGGAGCTGGTGGAGATGGAGATCCGCGAGCTGCTGTCGTCCTACGAGTATCCCGGCGACGACATCCCGGTGATCCCGGGCTCCGCGCTGGCGGCGATGAACGGCGAGAACCCGGAAATCGGCGAGGAGTCGATCAAGAAGCTGATGGCGGCCGTGGACGAGTACATCCCGACGCCGGAGCGTGCGGTTGACCAGCCGTTCCTGATGCCGGTCGAGGACGTGTTCTCGATCTCCGGCCGTGGTACGGTTGTGACCGGCCGCGTGGAGCGTGGTGTGATCAACGTGGGCGACGAGATCGAGATCGTCGGCATCCGCGACACCAAGAAGACGACCTGCACGGGCGTCGAGATGTTCCGCAAGCTGCTGGACCGCGGTGAAGCGGGCGACAACATCGGCGCGCTGCTGCGCGGGATCGAGCGTGAAGGCGTGGAGCGCGGCCAGGTGCTGTGCAAGCCCGGTTCGGTGACGCCGCACACCAAGTTCGAGGCGGAAGCCTACATCCTGACCAAGGAAGAGGGTGGCCGTCACACGCCGTTCTTCGCGAACTACCGTCCGCAGTTCTACTTCCGCACGACGGACGTGACCGGCACGGTGAACCTGAACGAAGGCACCGAGATGGTGATGCCGGGCGACAACGTGAGCTTCAACGTCGAGCTGATCGCGCCGATCGCGATGGAGCAGGGCCTGCGCTTTGCCATCCGTGAAGGCGGCCGGACCGTCGGCGCGGGCGTCGTGTCGAAGATCACCGACTGA
- a CDS encoding CatB-related O-acetyltransferase, with amino-acid sequence MPDSRPFPAADTLHPVPLPDGSVHAGTVFLAAAVDHPRMSIGDYTYASAHEPPADWAARLAPYLYEFSPERLVIGKFCQIADGVTFITASANHRYDGISSFPFAVFGGGPVAGRPSMPDAGPDTIIGNDVWIGQGARVLPGARIGDGVIIGAGAVVSGHVPAYSVVAGNPAKVMRSRFDPADVTTLLEIAWWSWPIDQVLAHEHLIVGGDVAGLAAVARDEPVPRQ; translated from the coding sequence ATGCCCGACTCACGCCCTTTCCCCGCCGCCGATACGCTGCATCCCGTGCCTTTGCCCGATGGCAGCGTGCACGCCGGCACCGTCTTTCTTGCCGCCGCCGTCGATCATCCGCGCATGTCGATTGGCGATTACACCTACGCCAGTGCGCACGAGCCGCCCGCCGACTGGGCGGCGCGGCTGGCGCCCTATCTCTATGAGTTCAGCCCCGAAAGGCTGGTCATCGGCAAGTTCTGCCAGATTGCTGACGGGGTCACCTTCATCACCGCCTCGGCGAACCACCGGTATGACGGGATATCCAGCTTTCCCTTCGCCGTTTTCGGGGGCGGGCCGGTTGCAGGCCGGCCCTCCATGCCCGATGCCGGGCCGGATACGATTATCGGAAATGACGTCTGGATCGGGCAGGGGGCGCGTGTCCTGCCGGGGGCGCGGATCGGCGATGGTGTCATCATCGGGGCCGGTGCCGTGGTGTCGGGCCATGTTCCGGCCTATTCCGTCGTGGCCGGGAACCCTGCCAAGGTGATGCGCAGTCGGTTTGATCCGGCAGACGTGACGACACTGTTGGAAATCGCGTGGTGGTCGTGGCCCATCGACCAAGTCCTCGCACACGAGCATCTTATCGTGGGCGGGGATGTCGCGGGGCTGGCCGCCGTGGCGCGGGACGAGCCCGTGCCACGGCAGTGA
- a CDS encoding DUF892 family protein has translation MTLKNLHEVYHDQLQDLYSACKQSLEATTELGRAAKDKELSEALIAGTNGISAGMDQIKSICAEHDIDPEGEHCKGMAGLVTEARAHALKADFDNDETRDAVIITQYQRMVHYALAGYGAVVAFANRLELDEEGAILQKLLDETYDGDRRMTDIAMNGGVNKAAA, from the coding sequence ATGACCCTCAAGAACCTGCATGAAGTCTACCACGACCAGCTTCAGGACCTTTACAGCGCCTGCAAGCAATCCCTCGAAGCCACCACCGAACTTGGCCGCGCCGCCAAGGACAAGGAGCTGAGCGAGGCGTTGATCGCGGGGACGAACGGCATCAGCGCCGGCATGGACCAGATCAAATCGATCTGCGCGGAACACGACATCGATCCCGAAGGGGAGCACTGCAAGGGCATGGCGGGCCTTGTCACCGAGGCACGGGCGCACGCGCTCAAGGCCGACTTCGACAACGACGAGACGCGGGACGCGGTCATCATCACGCAGTATCAGCGCATGGTGCATTACGCGCTGGCCGGATACGGCGCCGTCGTGGCCTTTGCCAACCGTCTGGAACTGGACGAGGAAGGCGCGATCCTGCAGAAACTGCTGGATGAAACCTATGACGGCGACCGTCGCATGACAGACATCGCCATGAACGGCGGCGTCAACAAGGCTGCGGCCTGA